One stretch of Gopherus evgoodei ecotype Sinaloan lineage unplaced genomic scaffold, rGopEvg1_v1.p scaffold_46_arrow_ctg1, whole genome shotgun sequence DNA includes these proteins:
- the LOC115642850 gene encoding olfactory receptor 6B1-like, which yields MFFQFNYSLFSCSLTQLMADRDWRNQTVVTEFIFLGFGDLPDLKILLFLMFPVIYIATMSGNIIIIALVVADQHLHTPMYFFLGNLSCLETCYTSTILPQMLANLLTGDKTISFSGCFTQLYFFCALVATECYLLAAMSYDCYLAICKPLHYSALMNSRFCLQLAAGSWLNGCLASAIFVLFMSHLIFCGPNEIDHFYCDLIPLIKLSCSDTHLIVLLDFVLSCVFTLPPFLLTLTSYVCILTTILRIPSTTGRQKAFSTCSSHLIVVTIYYGTLMVVYMLPKRDTLSFLNKVLSLFYIVLTPLVNPLLYSLRNREVKEALSKAVSKYVAFTKTCRDS from the coding sequence ATGTTCTTCCAATTCAATTACAGTTTGTTTTCTTGTTCCTTGACTCAACtcatggcagacagagactggAGGAATCAAACAGTTGTCACAGAATTCATCTTCCTGGGATTTGGGGATCTCCCTGACCTGaaaattcttctcttcctgatGTTCCCAGTGATCTACATCGCAACCATGAGTGGAAACATCATCATCATTGctctagttgtggctgatcagcaccttcacacccccatgtacttcttcctggggaacttgtcctgcttggagacctgctacacctcaacCATCCTGCCCCAAATGCTGGCCaatctcctgactggggacaaaaCCATCTCATTCAGTGGCTGCTTCACACAACTGTATTTCTTTTGTGCTCTGGTGGCTACAGAATGCTATCTCCTAGCAGCAATGTCTTATGATTGCTATTTAGCGATATGTAAACCTCTGCACTATTCAGCTCTTATGAATAGCAGGTTTTGCCTCCAGTTGGCTGCTGGGTCATGGCTGAATGGTTGTTTGGCTTCTGCCATATTTGTATTATTCATGTCTCACTTAATATTCTGTGGCccgaatgaaattgaccatttctattGTGATCTCATTCCATTGATAAAACTTTCCTGCAGTGACACACACCTGATCGTATTGCTAGATTTCGTGCTGTCCTGTGTATTCACACTGCCTCCATTCCTACTAACACTGACATCCTATGTTTGTATCCtcaccaccatcctgagaatcccttccaccacagggaggcaaaaggcattttccacctgctcctctcatctCATTGTGGTGACGATTTACTATGGGACCCTAATGGTTGTCTACATGCTACCGAAACGTGACACATTAAGCTTCCTAAACAAAGTACTCTCTCTTTTCTATATAGTCCTGACTCCCCTGGTAAATCCCCTcctctacagcctgagaaacagagaggtcaaggaagcCTTGAGCAAAGCAGTGAGTAAATATGTGGCTTTCACAAAAACATGCAGAGACTCCTAG
- the LOC115642851 gene encoding olfactory receptor 10A7-like: MADTARRNQTTIMEFILLGFGDLPELKILLFLMFLVIYITTMAGNILIIALVVTDQHLHIPMYFFLGNLSCLETCYISTILPRLLASLLTGDKTISFSGCITQLYFFGSLGCTECYLLAVMSYDRYLAICKPLHYSTVMNTRFYLQLAVGSWLNGSLATAIFILFMSPLIFCGPNEIDHFYCDSIPLIKLSCSDTHLIILLDFILACVFTLPPFLLTITSYVCVIATILRIPSTTGRQKAFSTCSSHLIVVTIFYGTIMIVYMLPKRETLRDLKKLFSLCYTVLTPIVNPLIY; the protein is encoded by the coding sequence ATGGCAGACACAGCCAGGAGAAATCAAACGACCATCAtggaattcatcctcctgggatttggggaTCTCCCTGAACTGaaaattcttctcttcctgatGTTCCTAGTGATCTACATCACAACTATGGCcgggaacatcctcatcattgcactagttgtgactgatcagcaccttcacatccccatgtacttcttcctggggaacttgtcatgcttggagacctgctacatcTCAACCATCCTGCCCAGGTTGCTGGCCAGTCTCCTAACTGGGGACAAAACCATCTCATTCAGTGGCTGCATCACACAACTGTATTTCTTTGGTTCTCTGGGATGTACAGAATGCTATCTGCTagcagtgatgtcttatgatcggtatttagcgatatgTAAACCCCTGCACTATTCAACTGTTATGAATACCAGGTTTTACCTCCAGTTGGCTGTTGGGTCATGGTTAAATGGTTCTTTGGCTACTGCCATCTTTATATTATTCATGTCACCATTAATATTCTGTGGCccaaatgaaattgaccatttctattGTGACTCCATCCCATTGataaaactctcctgcagtgacacacaCCTGATCATATTGCTAGATTTCATTCTAGCCTGTGTATTCACTTTGCCTCCATTCCTACTAACCATAACATCCTATGTGTGTGTCATtgccaccatcctgagaatcccttccactaCCGGGAGGCAGAAggcattttccacctgctcctctcacctcatcgtggtgacaattttctatggcaCAATAATGATTGTCTACATGCTACCGAAACGTGAAACACTCAGAGACCTGAAAAAACTGTTTTCTCTTTgctacacagtcctgactcccatagtaaaccccctcatctac